In Acidisarcina sp., a single window of DNA contains:
- a CDS encoding STAS domain-containing protein: MRDQPLTYTSTPGQQEGTMILKLVGPLTLENLFAFQKDLNETRSKVLILDLSESPYMDSAGLGALLKYYVSAEKQGRQILLAGVNDRVKAILELSHVEGILKSFPTPAEAEASL, translated from the coding sequence ATGCGGGATCAGCCACTTACCTATACTTCGACTCCAGGGCAGCAGGAAGGTACGATGATTCTGAAGCTCGTCGGCCCGCTCACGCTGGAGAATTTATTCGCTTTCCAGAAGGATCTCAATGAGACCCGGTCCAAGGTGCTCATCCTCGATCTTAGCGAAAGCCCCTATATGGACTCCGCCGGTCTGGGCGCGTTACTGAAGTATTACGTGTCCGCGGAAAAACAGGGCCGACAGATATTGCTGGCGGGTGTGAACGACCGAGTGAAGGCTATCCTCGAACTCTCTCATGTTGAAGGGATTCTCAAGAGCTTCCCCACCCCCGCAGAGGCAGAGGCCAGCCTCTGA
- a CDS encoding putative toxin-antitoxin system toxin component, PIN family — protein MRLIVLDSNVLVSARINTQGSPSRIVNLVLYGAIQIVTSPKVSEEYREVTSRAKFHPYGFPPLWLSVLIKNSLVLPDYEVESCSCPDPKDLPFLALAHASGAWLVTGNLRHFPEQGRNAVIVLSPADYLVRFNAATGQRLGGDEALP, from the coding sequence ATGCGCCTGATCGTGCTTGATTCGAACGTTCTGGTTTCCGCGCGTATCAACACTCAGGGCAGCCCTTCCAGGATTGTGAACCTGGTGCTGTACGGCGCAATACAGATAGTCACTAGCCCAAAGGTGTCCGAGGAGTACCGGGAAGTTACCAGTCGAGCAAAGTTCCATCCCTATGGATTTCCTCCACTCTGGTTGAGTGTTCTGATCAAGAACAGTCTGGTTCTCCCTGATTATGAAGTAGAGTCTTGCTCTTGTCCTGATCCGAAAGATCTGCCTTTCCTCGCGCTTGCACATGCATCCGGAGCATGGCTTGTTACTGGAAATCTCAGGCACTTCCCAGAGCAAGGCAGGAACGCTGTGATCGTACTCTCGCCGGCAGACTATCTGGTGCGTTTCAATGCAGCCACTGGACAGCGATTGGGCGGCGATGAAGCGTTGCCCTAG
- a CDS encoding TolC family protein, translating to MRRRIQWFALACLMLCPAVAARAQVSLYTTVDLALRNSASVRIATADVQKAAAVLSQTKDVYIPAFSIGSGIGYSYGFPVGQPSIYDMTAQSLVFTFSQSDYIRAARSGLKASEHSLKDARQQVILDASLNYIQLNKTTDELAALEEESQYVDKLTAIEQQRAEAGLDPRVELTRTRLTAARIHLKRIHLANEAAALRETLAHLTGMPASSFVTDAKSIPPPPNFVSGGEWNEKAFNASENVQAAYASAKSRQYMAFGDSRQNWRPQVSFAAQYNRYARFNNYDVYYSHFQSNNFGIGVQITVPLYDIEKHAKARESRADAAKSLAQADLLRDQTAEQALRLHQSIEELTAQAEVAALQQELAQSQLETILTQLQTGSGQPNATPLTPREEQTARIEERQRYEDSLDADFELTRARLSLLRAVGSVEDWAKSAPKN from the coding sequence GTGAGGCGTCGAATCCAGTGGTTTGCACTCGCATGCCTTATGCTGTGCCCCGCAGTGGCTGCTCGCGCGCAAGTCTCCCTGTACACCACCGTGGACCTGGCCCTGCGCAACAGCGCCAGCGTGCGCATCGCTACCGCCGATGTGCAGAAGGCTGCTGCGGTACTCAGCCAAACCAAAGACGTCTATATCCCGGCATTCTCGATCGGCTCCGGGATTGGGTACTCTTATGGATTTCCTGTTGGCCAGCCCTCGATTTACGACATGACGGCGCAGTCGCTGGTCTTCACCTTCTCCCAGTCGGACTACATACGCGCTGCTCGTTCCGGGCTGAAAGCCAGCGAACACTCCTTGAAGGATGCGCGGCAGCAGGTCATCCTTGACGCTTCCCTCAATTACATCCAGTTGAACAAGACCACCGATGAACTGGCGGCCCTGGAAGAGGAGTCGCAATACGTCGACAAGCTTACGGCCATCGAGCAGCAGCGCGCCGAGGCGGGACTCGATCCGCGCGTCGAGCTGACCCGAACCCGGCTGACTGCGGCTCGCATCCACCTAAAGCGGATCCACCTGGCCAACGAAGCCGCGGCGCTGCGGGAGACACTGGCCCACCTTACCGGAATGCCTGCATCCAGCTTTGTTACCGATGCAAAGAGCATCCCCCCGCCCCCGAATTTTGTATCGGGAGGCGAATGGAACGAAAAGGCCTTCAACGCCAGCGAAAATGTGCAGGCAGCTTACGCTTCGGCCAAATCCCGCCAATACATGGCCTTTGGGGATTCGCGGCAGAATTGGCGACCACAGGTATCCTTTGCCGCACAATACAACCGCTATGCCCGGTTCAATAATTACGATGTCTACTACTCCCACTTCCAATCCAATAACTTCGGGATCGGAGTCCAGATCACAGTTCCTTTGTATGACATTGAGAAGCACGCCAAAGCACGGGAGTCGAGAGCCGATGCGGCCAAGTCACTTGCCCAGGCCGATTTGCTGCGCGACCAGACGGCAGAACAGGCGCTGCGCCTGCACCAGAGCATCGAGGAGCTGACAGCCCAGGCCGAGGTTGCTGCCCTGCAGCAGGAGTTGGCTCAGAGCCAGTTGGAAACCATATTGACGCAGTTGCAGACAGGCAGTGGACAGCCAAATGCCACTCCCCTCACGCCGCGCGAAGAGCAAACCGCACGTATTGAAGAACGGCAGCGCTACGAGGATTCGCTCGACGCCGATTTTGAACTCACCCGCGCCCGGCTCTCGCTCTTGCGTGCCGTGGGGTCCGTTGAAGACTGGGCAAAAAGCGCACCCAAAAACTGA
- the hpnJ gene encoding hopanoid biosynthesis associated radical SAM protein HpnJ: MPLKTLFLNPPSFENFDGGASSRWPATREIESYWYPVWLAYPAGMLEGSRLLDAPPHHVSAEETIEIAKEYEFLVLFTSTVGWAGDQKLAEAIKRANPSIRIAFVGPPVTTSPDKALNECPVIDFVCRREFDYTVKEFAEGKPLEELLGISYRKNGQVVHNPDRPQVEDLDSLPWVTDIYERDLDVTRYNVPFLLHPYVSLYSTRGCPAQCTFCLWPQTLSGHAWRKRSADDVAAEMKRAKERFPQVKEFFFDDDTFNIQKARTIELCEKLKPLNLTWSCTSRVTTDRETLKAMKDAGCRLLIVGFESGDPQILKNIKKGATIERARDFARDCHDLGLVIHGDFILGLPGETKESIRNTINFAKTLDVETIQVSIAHAFPGTEFYEYARENGFITNMEQGAMADEGGHQMAHIEYPGLPKEYVLEMVHRFYDEYYFRPKAAFRVVWKAFVNRDLPRLYTEAKSFLKLRAARNKVVRDSKTQAANSAAAAAKANI, translated from the coding sequence ATGCCGCTGAAGACACTGTTTTTGAACCCGCCCTCCTTTGAGAATTTTGATGGTGGCGCCAGCTCACGCTGGCCCGCAACCCGCGAGATCGAATCCTACTGGTACCCCGTATGGCTGGCTTACCCGGCCGGAATGCTGGAAGGCTCCAGACTGCTCGACGCGCCGCCACACCACGTCTCGGCTGAGGAAACCATCGAGATCGCCAAGGAGTACGAGTTCCTCGTCCTCTTCACCAGCACGGTTGGCTGGGCCGGAGATCAGAAGCTTGCCGAAGCCATCAAGCGCGCGAATCCATCTATCAGAATTGCCTTTGTAGGCCCCCCGGTGACCACGTCGCCCGACAAGGCGCTCAACGAGTGTCCTGTGATCGACTTCGTCTGCCGCCGTGAGTTTGACTACACGGTGAAGGAGTTTGCCGAGGGAAAACCCCTCGAAGAACTGCTCGGCATCAGCTATCGCAAGAACGGCCAGGTAGTGCACAATCCCGATCGCCCGCAGGTCGAGGATCTCGACTCCCTGCCCTGGGTCACGGACATCTACGAACGCGACCTGGATGTAACGCGCTACAACGTGCCTTTCTTGCTGCACCCGTATGTCTCTCTCTACTCCACCCGCGGATGCCCGGCGCAGTGCACTTTCTGCCTGTGGCCTCAGACGCTTAGCGGCCATGCGTGGCGCAAGCGCTCCGCCGATGACGTTGCCGCAGAGATGAAGCGCGCCAAAGAGAGGTTCCCGCAGGTGAAGGAGTTCTTCTTCGATGACGACACCTTCAATATCCAGAAGGCACGCACCATCGAACTGTGTGAAAAGCTGAAGCCGCTGAACCTGACCTGGTCCTGCACTTCACGCGTCACTACCGACCGCGAAACGCTGAAGGCGATGAAGGATGCAGGTTGCCGCCTGCTGATCGTAGGCTTCGAGTCCGGCGATCCCCAGATCCTCAAGAACATCAAGAAGGGTGCCACCATCGAGCGTGCCCGCGACTTTGCGCGGGACTGCCACGACCTCGGCCTGGTGATTCACGGAGACTTCATCCTTGGCCTGCCCGGAGAGACGAAGGAGTCCATCCGCAATACGATCAACTTTGCCAAGACTCTCGACGTCGAGACCATCCAGGTTTCCATCGCTCACGCGTTTCCCGGCACCGAGTTCTACGAGTACGCCCGCGAGAACGGCTTCATTACCAACATGGAGCAAGGCGCGATGGCAGATGAGGGCGGTCACCAGATGGCCCACATCGAGTATCCGGGGCTGCCGAAGGAATACGTCCTCGAGATGGTACACCGCTTTTATGACGAATATTACTTCCGGCCCAAGGCAGCCTTCCGCGTGGTCTGGAAGGCATTTGTGAATCGCGATCTGCCTCGTCTGTACACCGAAGCAAAGTCGTTCCTGAAGCTGCGCGCAGCTCGCAACAAGGTCGTCCGGGATAGCAAGACCCAGGCAGCCAACTCTGCTGCCGCCGCCGCTAAGGCGAATATTTAG
- a CDS encoding EamA family transporter: MSPAALHASVMIAAIVLTATAGDVLTASAMRRIGDLDVIKAERGLTGAIRAVTGNLRFLLGVVCMALSFFSLLFAVSNANVSLVAPASASLTFVSNAIAARFFLHENVDRRRWLAAVFVCFGVALMAG; this comes from the coding sequence ATGAGTCCTGCTGCGTTGCACGCCTCTGTCATGATCGCTGCCATCGTGCTCACGGCAACTGCCGGCGATGTGCTCACCGCCTCCGCCATGCGCAGGATCGGCGACCTCGATGTGATCAAAGCAGAGCGCGGACTCACCGGAGCCATTCGCGCAGTGACGGGCAACCTCCGCTTCCTGCTGGGCGTGGTATGTATGGCGCTCAGCTTCTTCTCTCTGCTCTTCGCCGTCAGCAACGCGAATGTCAGCCTGGTTGCTCCCGCCTCGGCCTCCCTCACCTTCGTGAGCAATGCCATCGCCGCCCGGTTCTTCCTGCATGAGAATGTCGATCGCCGCCGTTGGCTGGCCGCTGTCTTTGTCTGCTTCGGCGTCGCCCTTATGGCCGGCTAG
- a CDS encoding phytoene/squalene synthase family protein, giving the protein MSLELTECYAVCRGIARREAKNFYYAFVALPKAKRNAICAVYAFMRHADDLSDDESKPHAERRQELDAWLKAWHAAQRGESTEDPVFIALRDTAQRFNIPAELLDQLVAGTTMDLCSERKPGVLDTYQTFGELYRYCYLVASVVGLVCIRIFGYSDGRAEQLAEETGIAFQLTNILRDVREDACRGRVYLPLEDLSRFGTSPEELASLQDGSSIQSHHRQLLKFEASRAQHYYESAQKMLPLLSPDSRPAMWVLVSIYKRLLDHMEADNYDVFSARVKVPTHEKLWILTQGVGRMVLQGLGV; this is encoded by the coding sequence GTGAGCCTGGAATTGACGGAGTGCTACGCGGTTTGCCGCGGCATTGCGCGAAGGGAAGCCAAAAATTTCTACTATGCGTTTGTGGCTCTGCCCAAGGCGAAGCGCAACGCAATCTGCGCGGTCTATGCATTTATGCGCCACGCGGACGATCTCTCCGACGACGAATCCAAGCCACACGCCGAGCGGCGGCAGGAGCTGGACGCGTGGCTGAAAGCGTGGCATGCGGCGCAGCGCGGTGAGTCCACGGAGGACCCAGTATTCATTGCCTTGCGGGATACCGCGCAGCGCTTCAACATCCCGGCAGAGTTACTCGATCAGCTCGTTGCAGGCACCACGATGGATCTTTGCTCGGAGCGCAAGCCGGGCGTGCTCGATACCTACCAGACCTTTGGCGAGCTCTATCGCTACTGCTATCTTGTCGCCTCGGTGGTGGGCCTGGTCTGTATTCGCATCTTTGGCTACAGCGACGGCAGGGCAGAGCAGTTGGCCGAGGAGACGGGCATCGCATTTCAACTGACCAACATTCTGCGGGATGTGCGGGAAGATGCGTGCCGCGGCCGTGTCTACCTGCCGCTGGAGGACCTGTCGCGATTCGGCACCTCGCCGGAGGAGCTTGCCAGTCTGCAGGATGGAAGCTCTATCCAGTCCCATCACCGCCAATTGTTGAAATTCGAAGCATCGCGCGCGCAGCACTACTATGAATCGGCGCAGAAGATGTTGCCCCTGCTCTCCCCGGACAGCCGTCCGGCAATGTGGGTTCTGGTGTCGATCTACAAGCGACTGCTGGACCACATGGAGGCGGACAACTACGACGTATTCTCTGCCAGGGTGAAGGTGCCAACCCACGAAAAGCTGTGGATTCTGACGCAGGGCGTTGGGCGCATGGTGCTTCAGGGCCTCGGGGTATAG
- the hpnE gene encoding hydroxysqualene dehydroxylase HpnE: protein MGTASIQNRGQLAAGDRIRSVTVVGGGAAGLAAACALADSGYHVDLLERRGYVGGRASSYEHPGTAEVIDNCQHILVGCCTNLIDLYRRIGVENKIRWFDRITFVEPGGMRSVLEPSWLPAPLHTSLAFLRAHAFSLADKLAISRGLMAFLRGIPEDSEKSFADWLVENRQTKGAIERFWRPALISALNEDADRISVHYAGMVIREMFLRSPEAGRMGVPTIPLSDLYGRAMEYIRVRGGQVHLRTNVESLTWNGDRHFWELRTGEPAQSFTSDAVVLALSFEAMAKLLPRMPQMPGVDGLAARLSQFDHSPITSIHLWFDREITDLDHAALLDSRIDWMYHTSRLQPQRKTADGSYVELVCSASRQLTNQSREEILAMAIEELGRFFPRVREAVLRKAAVVKEVRATYSIRPMLDPIRPGQGSPWPNAFLAGDWTATGWPATMEGAVRSGYLAAEALTLADGAPRKILQPDLASTGLMRLFDEA from the coding sequence ATGGGAACAGCTTCGATCCAGAACCGGGGACAACTGGCCGCCGGAGACCGCATTCGATCCGTTACTGTGGTGGGGGGCGGAGCAGCCGGACTCGCCGCAGCCTGTGCGCTGGCAGACTCCGGCTATCACGTCGATCTGCTGGAGCGGCGAGGCTATGTCGGTGGACGAGCCTCTTCGTACGAGCACCCCGGCACGGCGGAGGTAATCGACAATTGCCAGCACATTTTAGTGGGCTGCTGCACCAATCTGATCGATCTGTATCGGCGCATCGGCGTAGAGAATAAGATTCGCTGGTTTGACCGGATTACCTTTGTGGAGCCGGGCGGCATGCGCAGTGTGCTGGAACCGTCGTGGCTGCCTGCTCCGCTGCACACCTCGCTCGCCTTCCTCCGGGCGCATGCTTTTTCCCTTGCGGACAAGCTGGCGATCTCGCGCGGATTGATGGCCTTTCTACGAGGAATTCCGGAGGACTCGGAGAAGAGCTTTGCCGACTGGCTGGTGGAAAATCGCCAGACGAAGGGCGCGATCGAACGATTCTGGAGACCGGCGCTGATCAGCGCGCTGAATGAGGATGCGGATCGCATCTCGGTTCACTACGCCGGAATGGTGATCCGGGAGATGTTTCTACGCTCTCCCGAGGCTGGCCGAATGGGCGTACCGACAATCCCGTTGAGCGATCTGTATGGTCGGGCCATGGAGTACATCCGTGTGCGGGGCGGGCAGGTGCATCTGCGCACGAACGTGGAATCTCTGACATGGAATGGGGATCGCCACTTCTGGGAGTTGCGGACGGGGGAGCCCGCGCAGTCGTTTACCAGTGACGCGGTGGTTCTGGCGCTCTCGTTCGAGGCAATGGCGAAGCTGCTTCCGCGGATGCCGCAAATGCCGGGAGTGGATGGATTGGCGGCCCGGCTCTCGCAGTTTGATCATTCGCCGATTACCAGCATCCACCTGTGGTTTGACCGGGAGATTACGGATCTGGATCACGCCGCACTGCTCGACTCGCGGATCGACTGGATGTACCACACCTCGCGCCTTCAACCCCAGCGGAAGACCGCCGACGGCAGCTACGTGGAACTGGTCTGCAGCGCCTCGCGACAGCTCACGAATCAGTCGCGGGAGGAGATTCTTGCCATGGCGATCGAGGAGTTGGGCAGGTTCTTCCCCCGGGTGCGCGAAGCGGTGCTCCGCAAAGCCGCAGTGGTGAAGGAGGTTCGAGCAACCTACTCCATCCGCCCGATGCTCGATCCAATTCGCCCCGGTCAAGGGTCGCCCTGGCCGAATGCCTTTCTTGCCGGCGACTGGACGGCGACCGGCTGGCCCGCGACGATGGAGGGTGCGGTGCGCAGCGGCTACCTGGCGGCGGAAGCGCTGACCCTGGCCGACGGTGCGCCACGGAAGATCCTGCAGCCCGACCTGGCTTCTACCGGCTTGATGCGGCTGTTCGACGAAGCATAG
- a CDS encoding DMT family transporter, which translates to MKKTHQSTMTFHRYLVLAAVMLTGSLGDTFLGKGMKDFGPVSVHHLGSLIHALANPWVFAGILLLLGFFASYLTALSWADLTFVLPSTAFGYVVVALLSRFWLHEQISPARWVGIVLIVLGVGFVTRGPSYTDHSQVEAQPPLNKEVNKAEEMVRL; encoded by the coding sequence ATGAAGAAAACCCACCAATCCACCATGACCTTTCACCGATACCTGGTTCTCGCCGCGGTGATGCTGACCGGCTCCCTGGGAGACACCTTTCTCGGCAAGGGCATGAAGGACTTCGGCCCTGTTTCCGTGCATCATCTGGGCAGCCTGATTCATGCGCTCGCAAACCCATGGGTCTTCGCCGGAATCCTGTTGCTGCTTGGATTCTTCGCGTCCTACCTCACGGCTCTGTCGTGGGCCGATCTTACCTTCGTCCTCCCCTCCACCGCATTTGGATATGTGGTGGTTGCGCTGCTCTCCCGCTTCTGGCTGCATGAGCAGATCTCTCCCGCACGTTGGGTTGGAATCGTGCTGATTGTGCTCGGCGTGGGCTTCGTCACCCGGGGACCGTCCTATACAGACCATTCGCAGGTAGAGGCACAGCCGCCACTGAACAAGGAAGTAAACAAGGCAGAAGAGATGGTGCGGCTATGA